Proteins encoded in a region of the Vitis riparia cultivar Riparia Gloire de Montpellier isolate 1030 chromosome 7, EGFV_Vit.rip_1.0, whole genome shotgun sequence genome:
- the LOC117919113 gene encoding SWR1-complex protein 4 yields the protein MDAKDILGLPKTPLTAPQEKKSRPQKDSQRKPDGISREVYALTGGLAPLMPAVDVSQLKRRPQSDEKVTWQWLPFTSSARTDNLQLYHWVRVVNGVPPTGDYSFAKYNKSVNVVKYTDEEYEKYLTDPTWTREETDQLFELCERFDLRFIVIADRFPSSRTVEDLKNRYYSVSRAILVARAPSSGDVSGHPLVKEPYNVSQEVERKRALSMILSQTKQQERKDAEVLAEAKRITEARIAARGAEESDMPVASNVSPESNEKNIIPVETVSPSSNVQIPPTTVAPPTSTADDISTLNSLRGMRVYLRTYALEQMVQAASSSAGLRTIKRVEQTLQDLGVNLKPKVPTKSVCAEHLELRKEILTLLNLQKQLQYKEAEGSSHRDGSYAETPGTPKRSHRTGEQDRTFIPDSISFGGERVGKRDQKRKAPAPPSPAQSKRPRKLKASD from the exons ATGGACGCGAAGGACATTCTCGGCTTGCCCAAAACTCCACTTACTGCACCACAAGAGAAGAAATCAAGACCTCAGAAGGATTCTCAGAGAAAACCGGATGGCATTTCGCGAGAG GTTTATGCGCTTACAGGGGGTTTGGCGCCCCTAATGCCTGCAGTAGACGTCTCTCAGCTGAAACGGCGGCCTCAATCGGACGAAAAG GTTACTTGGCAGTGGCTTCCTTTTACAAGTTCTGCTCGGACTGATAATTTGCAGCTTTATCACTGG GTCAGAGTTGTAAATGGTGTTCCGCCAACTGGTGACTACTCTTTTGCTAAGTATAACAAG TCTGTCAATGTTGTCAAATACACAGATGAGGAGTATGAAAAGTATTTGACTGATCCT ACGTGGACCAGGGAAGAGACAGATCAGTTATTTGAGTTGTGCGAACGATTTGATCTCCGCTTCATTGTAATAGCTGACAGGTTTCCATCATCTCGAACTGTGGAGGATTTGAAGAATCGCTATTATAGTG TATCCCGAGCTATTTTGGTTGCTAGAGCTCCATCTTCAGGCGATGTTTCTGGGCACCCCCTTGTAAAG GAACCATATAATGTTTCACAAGAGGTTGAACGCAAGCGTGCATTATCCATGATCCTTTCCCAGACAAAGCAGCAAGAGCGAAAAGATGCTGag GTTCTTGCTGAAGCCAAAAGAATTACTGAAGCACGCATTGCTGCAAGG GGTGCTGAAGAGTCTGATATGCCTGTCGCATCAAATGTCAGCCCTGAAAGTAATGAAAAGAATATTATTCCTGTTGAGACTGTGTCACCTTCTTCCAATGTTCAGATTCCCCCTACAACTGTTGCACCTCCAACATCTACAGCTGATGATATATCCACTCTAAATTCACTTCGTGGG ATGCGGGTATACTTGAGAACGTATGCACTTGAGCAAATGGTGCAAGCTGCAAGCTCATCTGCTGGACTTAGGACTATCAAGCGGGTTGAGCAAACTCTACAAGATCTTGGG GTTAATTTAAAACCGAAGGTACCAACAAAATCTGTTTGTGCAGAGCATCTGGAattgagaaaagaaattttgactCTACTAAACCTTCAGAAACAG TTGCAATACAAGGAAGCAGAAGGTTCTTCGCATCGTGATGGTTCATATGCTGAAACACCAGGCACACCTAAG CGATCCCACCGCACTGGGGAACAGGATCGGACATTTATTCCTGACTCCATAAGTTTTGGAG GTGAAAGAGTTGGCAAAAGGGACCAGAAACGCAAG GCACCTGCTCCACCATCACCGGCTCAGTCTAAAAGACCCAGAAAATTAAAGGCTTCAGATTGA
- the LOC117919114 gene encoding patatin-like protein 2, translating into MASTQGSSPRTNRKVITILSIDGGGVRGIIPAVILSALEAELQRLDGPDARIADYFDLIAGTSTGSIVTTFLTTPYPLPNASNGSTTNRPREAKDIQKFYIEHGPEIFAKKEDPAQTSKSESFLDGLKHLIVQGVEKVLEYKYRPSSLSEKVDEQLGKIRLADTLTNVLVPAYDIQHLKLVTFSSHQARKTDSSVKLRDVVMSSAAAPVYFPSHNFKADGRMYNLVDGGVAANNPTLLAIQEAAHIFGNRDYNYLILSLGTCSEEEEHQNFIHLTGPLPWMIDLKRVTPPLANVLFKTSADMVDAYTLFVLGVGGRISSQNFLRIQDNTLKPEQLTMDDASQENFDSLIDIAQRLLEKPVSFPSSVIGLQPVTTNRDALMSFARILSEEKKRRGGSSSHVSGFLMLSIISSLFILFLYKLYMVFYS; encoded by the exons ATGGCTTCAACACAGGGATCGTCGCCTAGGACCAACAGGAAAGTAATCACCATACTTAGCATTGATGGAGGAGGGGTCCGAGGCATTATCCCTGCAGTCATCCTATCCGCCCTTGAGGCCGAACTTCAG AGGCTTGATGGCCCTGATGCCAGGATTGCAGATTACTTTGATCTCATTGCGGGCACAAGCACAGGGTCAATTGTTACAACCTTTCTTACAACCCCATATCCACTTCCTAATGCTTCAAATGGATCCACAACAAATCGTCCTCGCGAAGCAAAAGATATCCAGAAGTTCTACATTGAGCATGGCCCGGAAATATTTGCTAAGAAAGAAGACCCTGCTCAAACCAG TAAATCAGAAAGCTTCCTCGATGGGTTGAAACATTTGATTGTTCAAGGGGTGGAGAAGGTGCTGGAATACAAATATCGTCCATCCAGTCTTAGTGAGAAAGTGGATGAACAGCTTGGGAAAATTCGGTTGGCTGACACACTAACCAATGTTCTTGTCCCTGCTTATGATATTCAACACCTAaaactagtcaccttctcttcTCACCAG GCAAGAAAGACAGACTCATCAGTAAAATTGAGAGATGTAGTTATGAGCTCAGCTGCAGCTCCAGTTTATTTCCCATCTCATAATTTCAAAGCCGATGGCAGAATGTATAACCTTGTGGATGGTGGAGTCGCAGCAAACAATCCT ACATTGCTTGCAATACAAGAAGCAGCCCATATATTTGGAAACCGAGATTATAATTATCTGATTCTCTCCCTTGGCACTTGCtctgaagaagaagaacaccaGAACTTCATTCATTTAACGGGTCCACTTCCTTGGATGATAGACCTTAAGAGGGTAACACCACCATTGGCCAACGTGCTGTTCAAGACATCAGCCGACATGGTAGATGCATACACATTATTTGTCCTTGGAGTTGGAGGCCGGATTTCTAGTCAGAACTTTCTCCGGATCCAG GACAATACATTGAAGCCTGAGCAGCTCACAATGGATGATGCAAGTCAAGAAAACTTTGATAGCCTGATTGATATCGCTCAAAGACTTCTAGAGAAGCCTGTTTCTTTCCCTAGCTCGGTGATTGGTCTGCAACCAGTGACTACCAACCGAGATGCTCTCATGAG CTTTGCTAGAATACTGTCTGAAGAGAAGAAGAGGAGGGGTGGTTCTTCGTCCCATGTCTCTGGCTTCTTAATGCTTTCaatcatttcttctctttttatcctttttctttACAAGCTTTATATGGTGTTTTACtcataa
- the LOC117918203 gene encoding pentatricopeptide repeat-containing protein At4g21065-like: protein MSRDAFPASRLLIASSFSLSPPNIHLAYVVFSQMQSPDVYSYNIMIKAFSQTSHPLDSLHFYHKLLHQGLYPNEYTFCFVLTSCAQALALQEGKQIQAQLIKHLSLGSVYASTSLVSLYGKCGDIRRALQAFEEMPHRTEVSWGAVIDACIDQGFLTDALQLYAKMRSLGHSASNAILVGAFGACAKLQDLALGRIIHGQVEAMGLQLNVTLGTSLVDMYSKCGAIEMAMEVFSRMPVKSVASWNCMINGLAMNGGGSAAIGLFKEMQASGLGPNSATFVGVLHACSHGGLVNEALEYFSCMRELYGIEANVKHYGCMVDLYGRAGKLEKAVDVIRTMPMKPDIVIWGALLGGCKKHGNAKLGELVGAQIMKLQPHKVSGCSSLSDMYAMDGRWEDVISVRRMMLDVDVGREPGCSSLT from the coding sequence ATGTCCCGTGATGCTTTTCCGGCTAGCAGATTACTTATAGCTAGTTCATTCTCTTTGAGTCCTCCAAACATTCACCTGGCTTACGTTGTATTTTCGCAAATGCAAAGCCCTGATGTATACTCATACAACATTATGATTAAGGCCTTTTCACAAACTTCACATCCACTTGATTCCCTCCACTTTTACCACAAGCTGCTCCACCAAGGCCTATATCCCAATGAGTACACTTTCTGTTTTGTGCTCACTTCATGTGCCCAAGCCTTGGCTCTCCAAGAGGGCAAACAAATACAAGCCCAATTAATCAAACACCTCTCTTTGGGCAGTGTCTATGCTAGTACCTCTCTTGTTAGCTTGTATGGCAAATGTGGTGACATCCGTAGGGCTTTACAAGCATTCGAGGAAATGCCTCACAGAACTGAGGTCTCATGGGGCGCAGTAATTGATGCTTGTATTGATCAAGGTTTTTTGACGGATGCATTGCAATTGTATGCAAAGATGAGGAGTTTGGGACATTCAGCAAGCAATGCAATCTTGGTGGGGGCATTTGGTGCTTGTGCTAAGCTGCAGGACTTGGCACTGGGGAGGATTATTCATGGGCAAGTTGAGGCCATGGGGCTACAACTCAATGTGACCCTTGGAACAAGTCTGGTTGACATGTACTCAAAATGTGGAGCTATCGAAATGGCCATGGAGGTATTCTCTAGGATGCCTGTGAAAAGTGTTGCATCATGGAATTGCATGATCAACGGTCTGGCAATGAATGGTGGGGGAAGCGCAGCAATTGGCTTGTTTAAGGAGATGCAGGCGTCTGGTTTGGGACCCAACAGTGCAACATTTGTGGGTGTCCTGCATGCATGCAGTCATGGAGGGCTAGTGAATGAAGCACTCGAATACTTTTCGTGTATGAGAGAGTTGTACGGGATTGAAGCTAATGTTAAGCATTATGGGTGCATGGTTGATCTCTATGGCCGAGCTGGGAAGCTTGAGAAGGCCGTGGATGTCATCAGAACGATGCCCATGAAACCGGATATTGTAATCTGGGGAGCATTGTTAGGTGGGTGCAAGAAGCATGGCAACGCAAAGCTTGGGGAGCTGGTAGGAGCACAGATTATGAAGCTGCAACCACACAAGGTTTCCGGGTGCTCGAGTCTTTCGGATATGTATGCGATGGATGGGCGATGGGAGGACGTGATCAGTGTAAGGAGGATGATGCTGGACGTGGATGTTGGGAGGGAACCTGGATGTAGCTCCTTGACTTAA
- the LOC117917699 gene encoding gibberellin 2-beta-dioxygenase 2, whose product MVVPSPSPIRSKKTKAVGIPVIDLSLNRSAIAELIVNACEDYGFFKVVNHGVPKEIIGRLEEEGLSFFAKPSSEKQKAGPASPFGYGCKNIGFNGDRGELEYLLLHTNPVSISERSRAISNDPTEFSCAVNDYIQGVRELCCEILDLIGEGLWLQDKMVFSRMIRDVHSDSVIRVNHYPAVKDVKEWDPCDPIGFGEHSDPQILTILRSNDVPGLQIRLRDGLWVPVPPDPTEFCVFVGDALEAMTNGRLMSVRHRALTSSVKARLSMMYFGAPPLNAWISPLPDMVSPQKPSLYRPFSWVEYKKAAYSLRLGDRRLDLFKINTSSTGDKVEL is encoded by the exons ATGGTGGTTCCTTCTCCATCTCCCATTAGAAGCAAGAAGACAAAGGCAGTTGGGATTCCAGTAATAGACCTTTCTCTCAATAGGTCTGCCATAGCAGAACTCATAGTGAATGCATGTGAAGATTATGGCTTTTTCAAGGTGGTTAACCATGGTGTGCCCAAGGAGATAATTGGGAGGTTAGAGGAGGAGGGGCTCAGTTTTTTCGCCAAACCCAGTTCGGAGAAGCAGAAGGCAGGGCCAGCTAGTCCTTTTGGCTACGGCTGCAAGAACATTGGATTCAATGGGGACAGGGGGGAGCTTGAGTATCTTCTTCTCCACACGAATCCTGTCTCCATTTCTGAGAGATCCAGAGCCATTTCCAATGACCCCACAGAGTTCAG CTGTGCTGTGAATGATTACATACAAGGGGTGAGAGAGCTGTGCTGTGAGATTCTAGACCTGATTGGGGAGGGGCTGTGGCTCCAGGATAAGATGGTGTTTAGTAGGATGATCAGGGACGTCCATAGTGACTCAGTCATCAGGGTCAATCACTATCCGGCAGTCAAGGATGTGAAAGAGTGGGACCCATGTGACCCCATTGGATTCGGAGAGCATTCTGACCCTCAGATTCTGACCATCCTCAGATCCAACGACGTCCCGGGCCTCCAAATCCGTCTGCGTGATGGGTTATGGGTCCCTGTCCCTCCCGACCCCACTGAATTCTGTGTCTTCGTCGGCGACGCATTAGAG GCAATGACAAACGGGAGGCTGATGAGCGTGAGGCACAGAGCCTTGACAAGCTCAGTGAAGGCCAGGCTATCAATGATGTACTTCGGAGCTCCACCCCTAAATGCATGGATATCTCCTCTTCCAGACATGGTGTCACCCCAGAAACCTTCTCTCTACAGGCCTTTCAGTTGGGTTGAATACAAGAAAGCTGCATACTCCCTAAGATTAGGAGATCGCCGCCTTGATCTCTTCAAGATCAATACTAGTAGTACTGGAGACAAAGTTGAACTATGA